One genomic window of Plasmodium falciparum 3D7 genome assembly, chromosome: 10 includes the following:
- a CDS encoding Rab3 GTPase-activating protein non-catalytic subunit, putative: MSKNDFNNRILNNYEKQKVLEESNNYLKILSHNKNVSSNNKNNINLRKDEEEVGMTFIEEKICFDEKIEVEEVFTLEILIKILSKIFLKGNYSLTKDDINITNCKVMIFESKYHLNNTNDEVEDFINMLFYFQNKNYLIFIIYCLNKKNIVYLNFFNPLLSEKETIEAFNLFFMNNFFPHIILGLNNGRILLYNHEGIMCMYNKFVEYKLKNIFIENQKDYILFLYENNIIVNSNIHLIKRALETNSKTLPYDYMFTINKNISLSHIILRCDNSYDLLKKELYTMYNKEDLMRYINDNINTNPNTYSGNINYIITSKTITLSILNIIKPNTPNDFLSRKENFSTSEKLSSKINNFIKNIFTKKNENAPPSSASSALPSSVLINQVDYNMNSNNTSTNDILNSKIVHSFNDSKRQIIDICICPWNTNLLLALDNLGRISLFNLSTLNILYMWKSYRSAFMSFIQKQNYNCFHRQNKKKFQDKPFNQFDKGILFYLKNRSLIEIWDFKTLNKIYSVRTYECPIFSKLFFGENNVPNKVILFNSSHHVFLMNTNFELLYLKWV, encoded by the coding sequence atgagtAAAAATGATTTTAACAATAggattttaaataattatgaaaaacaaaaagttCTTGAAGAATCAAACAACTATTTAAAGATTTTgtcacataataaaaatgtatctagtaataataagaataatataaatttgcGAAAAGATGAAGAGGAAGTAGGAATGACGTttatagaagaaaaaatatgttttgaTGAAAAGATAGAAGTTGAAGAAGTTTTTACTCTTgagatattaataaaaatattgagtaaaatatttttgaagGGTAATTATTCTTTAACAaaagatgatataaatattacaaattgTAAGGTTATGATATTTGAATCTAAatatcatttaaataatacaaatgatgaAGTGGaagattttattaatatgttattttattttcaaaataagaattatttaatatttataatatattgtttaaataaaaagaatatagtTTATTTAAACTTCTTTAATCCATTATTAAGTGAGAAAGAAACCATCGAagcatttaatttattttttatgaacaaTTTTTTTCCACATATTATTTTAGGATTAAACAATGGAagaattcttttatataaccATGAAGGTATaatgtgtatgtataataaatttgttgaatacaaattaaaaaatatttttattgaaaATCAGAAAgattacattttatttttatatgaaaataatataatagtaaattcaaatatacatttaattaAAAGGGCGTTAGAAACCAATTCTAAAACTTTGCCCTATGATTATATGTtcacaataaataaaaatatttccttAAGTCATATAATATTGAGATGTGATAACTcttatgatttattaaaaaaggaattatatactatgtataataaagaagattTAATGcgttatataaatgataatataaatacaaatccAAATACATATAGTGGTAATATTAACTATATTATCACATCTAAAACTATAACTTTGTCTAttctaaatattattaaaccAAACACACCAAATGATTTCTTAAgtagaaaagaaaattttagtACATCTGAGAAATTAAGttcaaaaattaataattttataaaaaatatttttaccaaaaaaaatgaaaatgcaCCACCATCTTCTGCATCATCAGCTTTACCATCTTCTGTATTAATTAATCAAGTagattataatatgaatagtaataatactaGTACAAATGATATACTTAATTCAAAAATTGTTCATTCATTTAATGATTCTAAAAGACAAATAATAGACATATGTATATGCCCGTGGAATACAAACTTATTATTAGCTTTAGATAATTTAGGAAGAATTtccttatttaatttatctaccttaaatattttatacatgtGGAAAAGTTATAGATCAGCATTTATGAGCTTTatacaaaaacaaaattataattgcTTTCATCGtcagaacaaaaaaaaatttcaagaTAAACCTTTCAATCAATTTGATAAaggaattttattttatttgaaaaatagAAGCTTAATAGAAATATGGGATTTTAAAACattgaataaaatatatagtgtAAGAACATATGAATGTCCAATCTTTTCAAAACTATTTTTTGGTGAAAATAACGTACCCAATAAAGTCATTCTTTTTAATTCAAGTCATCATGTATTTTTAATGAATACAAATTTTGAGTTGTTGTATTTAAAATGGGTctaa
- a CDS encoding serine/threonine protein kinase, FIKK family has translation MTLINRSYVLFGEKLKINYINIKKKKKKFLSDYSCRKKGNCKYGMSTVHTLYFIWFVLGTLYFFLSIFDKDGMKSVSDLVIIQRYNRCLAEFGSVRNIFNWSVFTHVFEKMKNIDLLFEDDEEDTYKNEKTILSKINVKEKWNKYRPRTNKIKRALTKIELKDNLNRFIKCLNKDRLEIVNDYNSDRSYDDIIHEDENNINNLNSKYIYNWNLGKKSLCNMLENSDNYYINGVKYSDWKLTSIPTHGYNKEGGRVQEMFKTFVSSKEGDGSDRVGLFIKKIPVDIWVKQFELMNAYNGEYVLCGENYVMEATTLAFLNEYYPGITPKLYKILYEPEKKEYDIEQNTPDCMFHDLNVFNDILSARLKCNMNGYIVIISELFGEDIYTYLTKQKKKNIFALHSYMKRKKILFECLNVLRKLHDAGLCHLDISPQNILMSYNFEIRLCDLAKSTPIYTNNLRHLKNMNGTYLFESCVPTIGKIRSMPPECWEISRKYIRMKICEPLEQLSPITDLDERAPFYFDVTSADKFMLGVLFIWIWNNDYLWKSSDIEQDIDFLRVSECDMDIDVFELTRTWPYELKKIIQKLLQTEGRKNLNLHELCAHPWWFSKM, from the exons atGACTCTTATTAATAGAAGTTATGTTTTATTTGGAGAAAAGTTGAagattaattatataaatataaaaaagaaaaagaaaaaatttcttAGTGATTATAGTTGTAGAAAAAAGGGAAACTGCAAATATGGTATGAGTACAGTTCAcactttatattttatatggttTGTTTTGGGAaccttatatttttttttgtct ATATTTGATAAGGATGGAATGAAAAGCGTATCAGATTTAGTTATTATTCAAAGATACAATCGATGCTTAGCCGAGTTTGGGAGTGTtcgtaatatatttaattggAGCGTGTTTACACATGtttttgaaaaaatgaaaaacataGATTTATTATTCGAAGATGATGAGGAAGAtacttataaaaatgaaaaaactATACTTTCCAAAATCAATGTAAAAGAGAAATGGAATAAATATAGGCCTCGtactaataaaataaaaagagcCTTAACTAAAATTGAACTTAAGGATAATTTAAATcgttttataaaatgtttaaatAAAGATAGATTAGAAATAGTTAATGACTATAATTCTGACAGGAGTTATGATGATATCATACAtgaagatgaaaataatataaacaatttaaattctaaatatatatataattggaATTTAGGTAAAAAATCCTTATGCAATATGTTAGAAAATTcagataattattatataaatggagTCAAATATTCTGATTGGAAATTAACTTCTATACCTACACATGGTTATAATAAAGAAGGTGGTAGGGTTCAAGAAATGTTCAAAACATTTGTATCTTCTAAAGAAGGAGATGGTAGTGATAGAGTAGGATTATTTATTAAGAAAATTCCTGTAGATATATGGGTAAAACAATTTGAATTAATGAATGCATATAATGGAGAATATGTATTATGTGGAGAAAACTATGTTATGGAAGCTACTACATTAGCatttttaaatgaatattatcCTGGTATAACAcctaaattatataaaatattatatgaacctgaaaaaaaagaatatgataTTGAACAAAACACACCAGATTGTATGTTTCATGATTTAAATGTATTTAATGATATTTTAAGTGCTAGattaaaatgtaatatgAATGGTTATATTGTCATAATATCCGAATTATTTGGAGaagatatttatacatatttaacaaaacaaaaaaaaaaaaatatttttgcaTTACATAGttatatgaaaagaaaaaaaattctttttgaATGTTTAAATGTTTTAAGAAAATTACATGATGCAGGTTTATGTCATCTCGATATTAGTccacaaaatattttaatgtcATACAATTTTGAAATAAGATTATGTGATCTAGCCAAAAGTACACCAATATATACCAATAATTTAAGACatctaaaaaatatgaatggaacatatttatttgaatCATGTGTACCTACTATTGGGAAAATCAGATCTATGCCTCCAGAATGTTGGGAAATAtctagaaaatatataagaatgaAAATTTGTGAACCTTTAGAACAATTATCTCCAATAACAGATCTGGATGAAAGAGCACCATTCTATTTTGATGTAACAAGTGCTGATAAATTTATGTTAGGTGTCTTATTCATTTGGATATGGAATAATGATTATTTGTGGAAAAGTTCAGATATCGAACAAGATATAGACTTCTTAAGAGTTTCTGAATGTGACATGGATATTGATGTATTTGAATTAACAAGAACGTGGCCATATGaattgaagaaaataattcaG aaaTTACTCCAAACGGAAGGAAGGAAGAATTTAAATTTACATGAACTTTGTGCTCATCCATGGTGGTTTTCTAAAATGTAA
- a CDS encoding GBP130 protein, whose amino-acid sequence MRLSKVSDIKSTGVSNYKNFNSKNSSKYSLMEVSKKNEKKNSLGAFHSKKILLIFGIIYVVLLNAYICGDKYEKAVDYGFRESRILAEGEDTCARKEKTTLRKSKQKTSTRTVATQTKKDEENKSVVTEEQKVESDSEKQKRTKKVVKKQINIGDTENQKEGKNVKKVIKKEKKKEESGKPEENKHANEASKKQEPKASKVSQKPSTSTRSNNEVKIRAASNQETLTSADPEGQIMREYAADPEYRKHLEIFYKILTNTDPNDEVERRNADNKEDLTSADPEGQIMREYASDPEYRKHLEIFYKILTNTDPNDDVERRNADNKEDLTSADPEGQIMREYAADPEYRKHLEVFHKILTNTDPNDEVERRNADNKEDLTSADPEGQIMREYAADPEYRKHLEVFHKILTNTDPNDEVERRNADNKELTSSDPEGQIMREYAADPEYRKHLEVFHKILTNTDPNDEVERRNADNKEDLTSADPEGQIMREYAADPEYRKHLEVFHKILTNTDPNDEVERRNADNKEDLTSADPEGQIMREYAADPEYRKHLEIFHKILTNTDPNDEVERRNADNKEDLTSADPEGQIMREYAADPEYRKHLEIFYKILTNTDPNDEVERRNADNKEELTSSDPEGQIMREYAADPEYRKHLEIFHKILTNTDPNDEVERRNADNKEDLTSADPEGQIMREYAADPEYRKHLEIFYKILTNTDPNDEVERRNADNKEDLTSADPEGQIMREYASDPEYRKHLEIFYKILTNTDPNDDVERRNADNKEDLTSADPEGQIMREYAADPEYRKHLEVFHKILTNTDPNDEVERQNADNNEA is encoded by the exons ATGCGACTTTCTAAAGTATCTGATATTAAATCTACAGGAGTTtcgaattataaaaatttcaaTTCGAAAAATTCCTCTAAGTATTCTTTAATGGAagtctcaaaaaaaaatgaaaagaagaaTTCCTTAGGTGCCTTCCATtccaaaaaaattttattaatttttggaataatatatgtagtCCTATTG aaTGCTTATATATGTGGAGACAAATACGAAAAGGCTGTAGATTATGGTTTTAGAGAAAGCAGAATTTTAGCTGAAGGAGAAGATACGTGTGCACGAAAAGAAAAGACTACATTAAGAAAAAGTAAGCAGAAAACATCTACACGCACAGTTGCTACTCAAACAAAGaaagatgaagaaaataaatcagTTGTTACCGAAGAACAAAAAGTAGAAAGTGATTccgaaaaacaaaaaagaaccAAAAAAGTAGTAAAAAAGCAAATTAATATAGGAGATACAGAAAATcaaaaagaaggaaaaaacgttaaaaaagttataaagaaagaaaagaaaaaagaagaatctGGAAAACcagaagaaaataaacatGCAAACGAAGCTTCAAAAAAACAGGAACCTAAAGCCTCAAAAGTATCTCAAAAACCATCAACTAGCACACGTTCAAATAATGAAGTAAAAATACGAGCTGCTTCTAATCAAGAAACATTAACTAGTGCCGATCCAGAAGGACAAATAATGAGAGAATATGCTGCTGATCCAGAATATCGTAAACACttagaaatattttataaaatattaactaACACCGATCCAAATGATGAAGTAGAAAGAAGAAATGCCGATAATAAAGAAGATTTAACTAGTGCCGATCCAGAAGGTCAAATAATGAGAGAATATGCTTCCGATCCAGAATACCGTAAACACttagaaatattttataaaatattaactaACACCGATCCAAATGATGACGTAGAAAGAAGAAATGCCGATAATAAAGAAGATTTAACCAGTGCCGATCCAGAAGGTCAAATAATGAGAGAATATGCTGCTGATCCAGAATATCGTAAACATTTAGAAgtatttcataaaatattgACTAATACCGATCCAAATGATGAAGTAGAAAGAAGAAATGCCGATAATAAAGAAGATTTAACCAGTGCCGATCCAGAAGGTCAAATAATGAGAGAATATGCTGCTGATCCAGAATATCGTAAACACTTAGAAgtatttcataaaatattgACTAATACCGATCCAAATGATGAAGTAGAAAGAAGAAATGCCGATAACAAAGAATTAACCAGCTCAGACCCAGAAGGTCAAATAATGAGAGAATATGCCGCTGATCCAGAATATCGTAAACACTTAGAAgtatttcataaaatattgACCAATACCGATCCAAATGATGAAGTAGAAAGAAGAAATGCCGATAACAAAGAAGATTTAACTAGTGCCGATCCAGAAGGTCAAATAATGAGAGAATATGCTGCTGATCCAGAATATCGTAAACACTTAGAAgtatttcataaaatattgACTAATACCGATCCAAATGATGAAGTAGAAAGAAGAAATGCCGATAATAAAGAAGATTTAACTAGTGCCGATCCAGAAGGACAAATAATGAGAGAATATGCTGCTGATCCAGAATATCGTAAACACTTAgaaatatttcataaaatattaactAACACCGATCCAAATGATGAAGTAGAAAGAAGAAATGCCGATAATAAAGAAGACTTAACTAGTGCCGATCCAGAAGGTCAAATAATGAGAGAATATGCCGCTGATCCAGAATACCGTAAACACttagaaatattttataaaatattaactaACACAGATCCAAATGATGAAGTAGAAAGAAGAAATGCcgataataaagaagaattaaCCAGCTCAGACCCAGAAGGTCAAATAATGAGAGAATATGCCGCTGATCCAGAGTATCGTAAACACTTAgaaatatttcataaaatattaactAACACCGATCCAAATGATGAAGTAGAAAGAAGAAATGCCGATAATAAAGAAGACTTAACTAGTGCCGATCCAGAAGGTCAAATAATGAGAGAATATGCCGCTGATCCAGAATACCGTAAACACttagaaatattttataaaatattaactaACACCGATCCAAATGATGAAGTAGAAAGAAGAAATGCCGATAATAAAGAAGATTTAACCAGTGCCGATCCAGAAGGTCAAATAATGAGAGAATATGCTTCCGATCCAGAATACCGTAAACACttagaaatattttataaaatattaactaACACCGATCCAAATGATGACGTAGAAAGAAGAAATGCCGATAACAAAGAAGATTTAACTAGTGCCGATCCAGAAGGTCAAATAATGAGAGAATATGCTGCTGATCCAGAATATCGTAAACACTTAGAAgtatttcataaaatattgACTAATACCGATCCAAATGATGAAGTAGAAAGACAAAATGCTGATAATAACGAAGCATAA